The following is a genomic window from Lysinibacillus sp. JNUCC-52.
CGTTTTAATGGATATATTGATTTAAAAAAGATCACTAAATTAAGTGATCTTTTGAACAAGGAAATGAATTAATTTTTAACATATTATACTTAACAAAACATATGAGCTAGAGCATTGCCTATTCTCTTAAAAAATATGGGCCGGCCATGTATGTCTTGCCTCGAACAAGTTTATGAGGCACAGTTCGGTCGTCGGTCTGTCTTTCCCTAATATTTAGGTTTTTATAAATACCAAAGAAGAAAAACCTTACCGCCACCGAACCTACCTCCGAGTTTACAGTACACATTTTCAATCACAAACTATCGTACATGTTTTACATTTGTTCTTTTTGTTACATCTGTTTCATTTGTTACTTTTGTTCCACAATCGCGCCCGATTGTTGAAGTTTTAAAACTGTTGAAGATTCCATAGATATTATTCAGATTGAGGCAACATTTTAACGAAATATTTTGGGGCTTCCGTAAACCCTTGTCTTATATAAAATCTATGAGCATCAGTTCTTCTTGAATGACAATGTACTTCAACTCTATCGCAATTTCTTTTTAGAGCTAAATCATTACAATACTCTTCAAGCTTACGCCCTATCCCCCTACTTCTTATGTTTTTATCAACTGCAAAATAACTAATTCTTGCAAAATCACCTTTTACAGCTAATTGCGGCATAAAATGAACGGAAATGAAAGCAATAATATTCTTATCCTCTTCAAACACTAGTAATTCCTCATTTGGTTCCGTAAGAAGTATTTCAATTTTTTCTTTAAGAAAATGTTCTGTATCTGGGTAATCCAACTGTGTTAATAACAATGAAATCTGTTTGTAATCCTCGACTTTTGCTGTTCTAAGCCCCATTTATTTCACTCTCCCATCTTTATTTATGACTGTTTATTTCAACTAAACTTCTTCGGATTTAAGAGTAACGCTTCGGAATTTAGATTGAGATCCATAACGATCCGCTTCTACTACCGCTATTATTTTGGAGGAATTAGGTATTACTTTTTGAAATGCACACATGTTATGCAAAATATTCACAGGACTAACTTTAGCACATTCTAAATACCATTTCTCCTCACTTTAAGTGAATATTCAATGATTAAGTCAAGTAGCTTATGATAAGGAATATTTGCTCCCTGAGCACTTTTTGGCAGTAAACTATTTTTCGTCATCCCTGGTAATGTATTAACTTCCATCACATAAGGGATACCATCTTGAATCATCATGTCGATTCGGGCGTAAACACTACATTTCAATGAATTATAGCAAGTCATAGCAGCTAAAGAGACACGGGCCTGTGTTTCGGGAGGAAGCTGAATCACCTCTTCAATCGTAGCCACATCATTATATTTGGAGGTATAATCAAAAAACTCTCCCTGATGACGAATCGAAATTACCGGTAAAAGCTTTCCATCCAAAATGGAACAAGTGATTTCTTCACCCATAATTAGCTTTTCAATTATCACTTCAGAATCCCATTTGAATACTTCTGCAATAGCAGGCTTTAGTGTTTCTTTATCATAAACAATTTTTACTCCCACACTTGAACCGCCTGAATTAGGTTTCACAACTAGCGGGAAACCCATTTTATCTAGTTCATCCATTTTCAGTTCTTCCATGTTCGTAAGGTGAATCCAATCCGGTGTTTGCACGCCTTCAAAGCGGATGATTTTTTTTGAGATATTCTTATCTATGCATAAGCTAC
Proteins encoded in this region:
- a CDS encoding GNAT family N-acetyltransferase translates to MGLRTAKVEDYKQISLLLTQLDYPDTEHFLKEKIEILLTEPNEELLVFEEDKNIIAFISVHFMPQLAVKGDFARISYFAVDKNIRSRGIGRKLEEYCNDLALKRNCDRVEVHCHSRRTDAHRFYIRQGFTEAPKYFVKMLPQSE
- a CDS encoding D-alanine--D-alanine ligase translates to MRVGVIMGGVSSEKQVSIMTGEEMIAHLDKNKYEIVPIHIENKEELVEKVNDLDIALLALHGKFGEDGTIQGTLETMGVPYTGSSILSSSLCIDKNISKKIIRFEGVQTPDWIHLTNMEELKMDELDKMGFPLVVKPNSGGSSVGVKIVYDKETLKPAIAEVFKWDSEVIIEKLIMGEEITCSILDGKLLPVISIRHQGEFFDYTSKYNDVATIEEVIQLPPETQARVSLAAMTCYNSLKCSVYARIDMMIQDGIPYVMEVNTLPGMTKNSLLPKSAQGANIPYHKLLDLIIEYSLKVRRNGI